In the genome of Dermacentor silvarum isolate Dsil-2018 chromosome 1, BIME_Dsil_1.4, whole genome shotgun sequence, one region contains:
- the LOC119462429 gene encoding uncharacterized protein LOC119462429 produces MGALVCRSREPAEPGTTILVESPELWAKPAAAASRGQAGRLPWHRTRRAKPSGAASVVSPTGDNCPCCCAGAAAAAAAKLQQPEVASLERPESPPNKISFSRSAWETPPSPALDKPSSVREEPLYVEESTDLFTDTEQQCQFAFSGSDDVTQVEEITENGGEPCNFCALYPEGALTAATDDDLKGAAERLCALYPGTGRPVGAAEEPCSLCLLFPSDGGVAPRDEEPRALDDGWSNLDEEVTIMVDRVSSLSSIVEEKLRVKNKTRQDVWKGTFGIYVHHAKDGTKKIIIRDGWTSYHIQGNGYAYTNRIDALYYRIIKKNSD; encoded by the coding sequence ATGGGCGCGCTGGTCTGTCGGAGCCGAGAACCCGCCGAACCGGGCACCACCATCCTGGTGGAGTCGCCCGAGCTTTGGGCCAAGCCTGCGGCGGCAGCGTCGCGGGGCCAGGCCGGCCGGCTGCCCTGGCACCGGACCCGGCGGGCCAAGCCCAGCGGCGCTGCCTCAGTTGTGTCACCCACGGGCGACAACTGCCCGTGTTGCTGCGCGGGagccgcggccgccgccgccgccaagcTTCAGCAGCCGGAGGTGGCGTCCCTCGAGAGACCCGAGTCGCCGCCGAACAAGATCAGCTTTTCGCGAAGCGCGTGGGAGACGCCGCCATCCCCGGCCCTCGACAAGCCAAGCTCCGTGCGCGAGGAGCCACTGTACGTGGAAGAGTCCACCGACCTGTTCACGGACACCGAGCAGCAGTGCCAATTCGCCTTCTCGGGCAGCGACGACGTCACACAGGTGGAGGAGATCACGGAGAACGGTGGCGAGCCGTGCAACTTCTGTGCGCTGTACCCGGAGGGCGCGCTGACGGCGGCCACCGACGACGACCTGAAGGGCGCCGCCGAGCGACTGTGCGCGCTCTACCCGGGCACCGGCCGCCCTGTGGGCGCGGCCGAGGAGCCGTGCAGCCTCTGCCTCCTGTTCCCGTCCGACGGCGGCGTGGCGCCACGCGACGAGGAGCCCAGGGCGCTCGACGACGGCTGGTCCAACCTCGACGAAGAGGTGACCATCATGGTGGACAGGGTGTCCAGCCTCAGCTCCATCGTGGAGGAGAAGCTCCGTGTCAAGAACAAGACGAGGCAAGACGTGTGGAAAGGAACATTCGGCATCTACGTGCACCACGCTAAGGACGGCACGAAGAAGATCATCATACGTGATGGCTGGACGTCTTACCATATCCAAGGTAATGGATATGCTTATACCAACAGAATAGACGCCTTATATTAtcgcataataaaaaaaaattctgattaA